In one window of Falco cherrug isolate bFalChe1 chromosome 12, bFalChe1.pri, whole genome shotgun sequence DNA:
- the HYI gene encoding putative hydroxypyruvate isomerase isoform X2, whose amino-acid sequence MSLRFSANLSWLFPELPELPARLEAAAAAGFRAAEAAWPAGCPAPALRAAAERAGVRIVLLNTPPGDPEAGEMGLAAVPGRQAAFRQGLAAAVQYAKAVGCPRIHLMAGRVPLGTDRAAVAGKMETTFIENLRYAADLLAQEDLTGLVEPINNRITDPRYYLNTLHQAAAILEKVERPNLKLQLDLFHCQIMDGNLSRNLETYFPLIGHIQIAQVPGRHEPDSPGELNFPYIFELLESLGYTGYVGCEYAPKGDTLEGLGWLRSYWESRGLQHGGTSKTAE is encoded by the exons atGTCGCTGCGCTTCTCCGCCAACCTCTCGTGGCTGTTCCCGGAGCTCCCGGAGCTCCCGGCGCGGCtggaggcggcggcggccgccgggtTCCGGGCGGCGGAGGCGGCCTGGCCGGcgggctgcccagccccagcgctgCGGGCCGCGGCGGAGCGGGCGGGGGTGCGGATCGTCCTCCTCAACACCCCGCCCG GGGACCCGGAGGCGGGTGAGATGGGGCTGGCGGCCGTGCCCGGGCGCCAGGCTGCCTTCCGCCAGGGCCTGGCCGCGGCGGTGCAGTACGCCAAGGCGGTGGGCTGCCCCAG GATCCACCTGATGGCTGGGCGGGTTCCCCTGGGCACAGACCGGGCAGCAGTGGCAGGCAAGATGGAAACAACCTTTATCGAGAATCTCAGATACGCTGCTGACCTCCTGGCCCAG GAAGACCTGACTGGACTGGTGGAGCCTATTAACAACCGTATCACTGACCCTCGTTACTATCTGAACACCCTGCACCAAG CTGCTGCCATCCTGGAGAAGGTGGAGCGGCCCAACCTGAAGCTGCAGCTG GATCTCTTTCACTGCCAGATCATGGATGGGAATTTGTCACGCAACCTGGAGACATACTTCCCACTCATTG GTCATATCCAAATTGCACAGGTGCCAGGGCGGCATGAGCCTGACAGCCCTGGGGAGTTGAACTTCCCCTACATCTTCGAGCTTCTGGAGTCCCTTGGCTACACTGGCTACGTGGGGTGCGAGTATGCTCCAAAAG GAGACACCCTAGAAGGTCTGGGCTGGCTGCGCTCATACTGGgagagcagagggctgcagcatgGTGGGACCAGCAAGACTGCAGAGTAA
- the HYI gene encoding putative hydroxypyruvate isomerase isoform X1, whose product MSLRFSANLSWLFPELPELPARLEAAAAAGFRAAEAAWPAGCPAPALRAAAERAGVRIVLLNTPPGDPEAGEMGLAAVPGRQAAFRQGLAAAVQYAKAVGCPRIHLMAGRVPLGTDRAAVAGKMETTFIENLRYAADLLAQGGITVLQEDLTGLVEPINNRITDPRYYLNTLHQAAAILEKVERPNLKLQLDLFHCQIMDGNLSRNLETYFPLIGHIQIAQVPGRHEPDSPGELNFPYIFELLESLGYTGYVGCEYAPKGDTLEGLGWLRSYWESRGLQHGGTSKTAE is encoded by the exons atGTCGCTGCGCTTCTCCGCCAACCTCTCGTGGCTGTTCCCGGAGCTCCCGGAGCTCCCGGCGCGGCtggaggcggcggcggccgccgggtTCCGGGCGGCGGAGGCGGCCTGGCCGGcgggctgcccagccccagcgctgCGGGCCGCGGCGGAGCGGGCGGGGGTGCGGATCGTCCTCCTCAACACCCCGCCCG GGGACCCGGAGGCGGGTGAGATGGGGCTGGCGGCCGTGCCCGGGCGCCAGGCTGCCTTCCGCCAGGGCCTGGCCGCGGCGGTGCAGTACGCCAAGGCGGTGGGCTGCCCCAG GATCCACCTGATGGCTGGGCGGGTTCCCCTGGGCACAGACCGGGCAGCAGTGGCAGGCAAGATGGAAACAACCTTTATCGAGAATCTCAGATACGCTGCTGACCTCCTGGCCCAG GGTGGCATTACTGTGTTACAGGAAGACCTGACTGGACTGGTGGAGCCTATTAACAACCGTATCACTGACCCTCGTTACTATCTGAACACCCTGCACCAAG CTGCTGCCATCCTGGAGAAGGTGGAGCGGCCCAACCTGAAGCTGCAGCTG GATCTCTTTCACTGCCAGATCATGGATGGGAATTTGTCACGCAACCTGGAGACATACTTCCCACTCATTG GTCATATCCAAATTGCACAGGTGCCAGGGCGGCATGAGCCTGACAGCCCTGGGGAGTTGAACTTCCCCTACATCTTCGAGCTTCTGGAGTCCCTTGGCTACACTGGCTACGTGGGGTGCGAGTATGCTCCAAAAG GAGACACCCTAGAAGGTCTGGGCTGGCTGCGCTCATACTGGgagagcagagggctgcagcatgGTGGGACCAGCAAGACTGCAGAGTAA